A single Kwoniella bestiolae CBS 10118 chromosome 6, complete sequence DNA region contains:
- a CDS encoding spermidine synthase, translating into MAALSHPNVVDGWFREINPQWPGQAMTLKVKQILHTEKSLFQDVLVFESETYGNVLVLDGVIQCTERDEFSYQEMIAHLPLASHPNPENVLVIGGGDGGVIREVLKHKSVKKVTLCDIDEAVIRVSKEWLPIMAQCYKDPRVEVFIGDGFKFLPEHKNEYDAIITDSSDPVGPAEALFKAPYFQLLKEALKEDGHISTQAECLWIHLPLIKELKETCKKLFPVVKYGYTTIPTYPAGQIGIMVCSKDGSRDVTVPLRAVPDTKYYNSDVHRAAFTIPEFGRAMLEDGINVMPKFSGVRPGPASTQTTKKKVLLLGSGLVAPPAAEYITKHNHELTVACRTFATAEALCANLPNATPMSVDVGSPDALRQAIKGHDVVVSLVPYTYHASVMEAALEEKAHVVTTSYVNPQMKALHQKFVDAGLICFNEIGVDPGVDHLWAIKTIDEVHKAGGKIKSFYSFCGGLPEPAASDNALGYKFSWSPVGVLMALNNDGRFYKDGKVAEVAGKDLMSSAKPYYFTPAYNLVAYPNRDSSTFKEFYGLKDVENLVRGTMRYAGFCEVITAWKEMGLLDDTPRDDLAKDAAPVTWLEVIAKSVGVEAKEATVIDKLKSLKSFEKDSKILIGKFRQLGLFSSEKVSPRGSIMRSLSALLEEKCQFQPGEVDIVLLQHTFEIVNADGTEQTITSSLEAYGDRNGGHSAMARLVGVPCGVAVQFILEGTLTTPGVLQPYDEPTCKLFRDRLEKEENITMIEKVI; encoded by the exons ATGGCTGCTCTATCTCACCCCAATGTCGTCG ACGGCTGGTTCAGAGAGATCAACCCTCAATGGCCTG GCCAAGCTATGACTCTCAA GGTCAAGCAAATCTTGCACACTGAGAAATCTCTTTTCCAA GACGTACTCGTCTTCGAATCTGAGACTTACGGTAACGTCCTTGTTCTTGATGGTGTCATCCAATGCACCGAGAGGGATGAATTCTC CTACCAAGAAATGATTGCCCACCTTCCTTTAGCTTCTCACCCTAACCCAGAGAACGTGTTAGTtatcggtggtggtgatggtggtgttaTCCGAGAAGTTCTCAAGCACAAGTCTGTGAAGAAGGTTACTCTTTGTGACATTGACGAG GCCGTTATCAGAGTATCCAAGGAGTGGCTTCCTATTATGGCCCAATGCTACAAAGACCCCCGAGTGGAAGTTTTCATCGGTGATGGCTTCAAGTTCCTTCCTGAACACAAGAACGAATACGATGCCATCATCACCGACTCTTCCGACCCTGTCGGTCCCGCCGAAGCCCTCTTCAAGGCTCCTTACTTCCAGCTCCTCAAAGAAGCTCTTAAAGAAGATGGTCACATCTCCACTCAAGCTGAATGTTTATGGATCCACTTGCCCCTGATCAAGGAGCTCAAGGAGACTTGCAAGAAGCTCTTCCCCGTCGTCAAATACGGTTACACCACCATCCCTACCTACCCCGCCGGTCAGATCGGTATCATGGTCTGCTCCAAAGATGGTTCTCGAGATGTCACTGTCCCCCTCCGAGCCGTCCCAGACACCAAGTACTACAACTCTGATGTCCACCGAGCCGCTTTCACCATCCCCGAATTCGGTAGAGCCATGCTCGAAGACGGTATCAACGTCATGCCTAAATTCTCCGGTGTACGACCTGGTCCCGCttccacccaaaccaccaagaagaaggttcTCCTCCTCGGTTCAGGTCTCGTCGCTCCCCCCGCCGCCGAATACATCACCAAGCACAACCACGAACTCACCGTCGCTTGCCGAACTTTCGCTACCGCCGAAGCTCTCTGTGCCAACCTTCCTAACGCTACTCCCATGTCTGTTGATGTCGGTTCTCCCGATGCTTTGAGACAAGCCATCAAAGGTCACGATGTCGTCGTCTCTCTCGTGCCATACACCTACCACGCGTCCGTCATGGAAGCTGCCCTCGAGGAGAAGGCACATGTCGTCACCACCTCTTACGTTAACCCTCAAATGAAGGCACTCCACCAAAAATTCGTTGATGCCGGTCTGATCTGTTTCAACGAGATTGGTGTTGATCCCGGAGTGGACCATCTCTGGGCTATCAAGACCATCGATGAGGTCCACAAGGCCGGTGGCAAGATCAAGAGCTTCTACTCTTTCTGTGGTGGTCTTCCTGAGCCCGCCGCTTCCGATAATGCCCTCGGGTACAAGTTCTCTTGGTCCCCCGTCGGTGTGCTCATGGCTCTCAACAACGACGGTAGATTCTACAAGGACGGTAAGGTCGCTGAAGTTGCCGGTAAAGACCTCAT GTCCTCCGCCAAACCATACTACTTCACCCCCGCTTACAACCTCGTCGCCTACCCCAACCGAGACTCGTCCACCTTCAAAGAATTCTACGGTCTCAAGGACGTTGAGAACTTGGTACGAGGAACCATGCGATACGCCGGTTTCTGTGAAGTCATCACTGCCTGGAAGGAGATGGGTCTTTTGGACGACACTCCTCGAGATGACCTTGCTAAGGACGCTGCTCCTGTCACATGGCTCGAGGTGATCGCCAAATCTGTTGGTGTCGAGGCTAAGGAGGC TACCGTCATTGACAAGCTCAAGTCACTCAAATCATTCGAGAAGGACTCCAAGATCCTCATTGGTAAATTCAGACAATTGGGTCTTTTCTCCTCTGAGAAGGTCTCGCCCAGAGGTTCCATCATGAGATCCCTCTCTGCTTTGTTGGAAGAGAAATGTCAATTCCAACCTGGAGAAGTTGATATCGTGTTGTTGCAACACACTTTCGAGATTGTTAACGCCGATGGTACCGAG CAAACCATCACTTCCTCCCTTGAGGCTTACGGTGATAGGAATGGTGGGCACTCTGCCATGGCCCGACTCGTCGGT GTCCCATGCGGTGTTGCCGTGCAATTCATCCTTGAGGGAACTCTTACCACTCCAGGTGTCCTCCAACCATACGACGAACCT ACATGTAAATTGTTCCGAGACAGActcgagaaggaagagaacaTCACCATGATTGAGAAGGTCATCTAA
- a CDS encoding lipoyl(octanoyl) transferase, producing the protein MVSRSITRLINPSTLRQVSLSSSSCATPSSSLPPLRYHIFRAPLPYPVGLKLQNDIIDVRLKAKRDDPVGSRGKGDVVLMLEHTPTYTTGRRDNSPNPNELHPEEKKVQNVGANFYITKRGGQVTYHGPGQLVGYPILDLNVMETPTRCYVEYLQAMLAEYARDDLGIQGVLAPHPEGHVGVFSSPTEKFASIGIHLSHRITSHGFAMNITNQPIKWFDLVMACGLADVKATSIHQLLARDDKQDPDLPTVRQVAERLIPKFGELFSREIVPLQQEQGGGGEVQQIYELVVGAEEEAKRVNSQQGGWPEQPDLSRQD; encoded by the exons atGGTATCACGCTCCATCACCCGCTTGATCAACCCCTCGACCCTCCGTCAAGTCTCtctatcatcttcgtcctgcGCAACTCCATCGTCATCCCTTCCACCACTGCGATACCACATCTTCCGAGCACCGCTGCCTTACCCTGTGGGACTGAAGTTGCAGAATGATATCATAGATGTACGGCTCAAGGCTAAACGGGATGATCCAGTGGGAAGTAGGGGCAAGGGGGATGTGGTGTTGATGTTGG AACACACACCAACATACACAACCGGTCGAAGGGACAACTCCCCCAATCCCAATGAATTGCATCCTGAGGAAAAGAAAGTACAGAATGTAGGAGCGAATTTCTACATCACCAAGAGAGGCGGGCAGGTCACGTATCATGGTCCGGGACAGTTGGTGGGGTATCCGATATTGGATCTGAACGTGATGGAG ACACCCACGCGATGCTATGTAGAATACCTCCAGGCGATGCTAGCAGAGTACGCGCGGGACGATCTGGGCATCCAAGGTGTATTGGCACCACATCCTGAAGGGCATGTAGGGGTGTTCTCGTCGCCTACCGAGAAG TTCGCCTCAATAGggatccacctctctcaccgAATCACATCCCACGGCTTCGCCATGAACATCACTAACCAACCTATAAAATGGTTCGACCTAGTCATGGCGTGTGGTCTCGCCGACGTCAAGGCCACATCCATACATCAACTTCTCGCTCGAGATGACAAGCAGGACCCGGACTTGCCAACCGTAAGACAGGTGGCGGAGAGGCTGATCCCGAAATTTGGAGAGCTATTTTCGAGGGAGATCGTACCACTTCAACAGGAACaggggggtgggggagagGTACAGCAGATATACGAGCTGGTAGTTGgagctgaggaggaggcgaagagggtgaatAGTCAGCAGGGTGGGTGGCCTGAGCAACCTGATTTGTCTAGGCAGGATTAG